The Dioscorea cayenensis subsp. rotundata cultivar TDr96_F1 chromosome 18, TDr96_F1_v2_PseudoChromosome.rev07_lg8_w22 25.fasta, whole genome shotgun sequence genome includes the window ATGTTATCGGGAATAGAATTTATGCTGGAGGATGATTAATGAATGAAACTTAACTATGAAACATATAGTTTGGGTCACATAGGTATTCATATGGCAAGAACCTTATTTGTGTAGTGTAGGGAAGTTGCTGTTTGTAGTGGTAAGTTATTCTTTTCAAGATTTAATAGAATAAATCGGTTTGAAGTAAGGTGAATATCATGATGACCTAGAGGTTGGCTCAGTTTCATTGGTGATGCTGGAGTGAGCTATGTAAAAAATCTAAGCCCATCAGCATGAATTTAGCTAGTTCATCACACAGGCCCACTGCCATTTTATCAAATAACACAACTAACGTTGTTTATTTAGCCCCTAGGCACCCATCCGTGCTTGAACTCCTGTCAATGCCCaattataaatagataaatcaccTACTTGGATTCTATagaattttgtgggtaatttaCTGAGCAATTGATTGCATTcagcatgaaaatattttattgtattttgttttagtttccGATGGAAACAATCATGCTAAGTCCAATTTGTTGTGTCAATTCATTTTGGCTGtttctcatttttgttttatatccTGTGGACGTTCAATAAACAGGACTTGTGAGCTGTGATTTTATGTAAGTCATACATGAGCGCTTTATGCTGATGTCAGTTTACTTACGTTGATCTTTTAGTCTTGGCATTAATAGAAGAAATCAGCAATGGtgcatatgattatttttttttcttgcttctttttgCATTGAATAATATTTTCCAGTTGCCAATCATACTCAATCAATAATCTAATCACAAATGCTGTCATTATTCTCAACACAGAAAGTATTGTTGCCTTAGAAGATGTTTTCCATAATTGCTAGATCACccaatttttcttcattgtatgtgaatggatttttttgtgtttctccTGTAAAATGTTTCTCTTAAAAAGTGCTAGCCTGCTTCAAAGCATTTGTGAATTGTGCATATTTGAGTATGATTAATTATTGCTTAATTTGATTCCATATGTAGTAATTAGGACTTTGTTCTCCGTATCATTCTCTGCCTATACAATATGTATGTGAAATGTTTGCAACCCATGTGGGGGCAAGAACCAAAGAATGTTTTGCTGTGAGAAAGAACCCTTTTCTATTGCAGCAAATGGATGCCTGATTTGGGAAAGCACTTACTAATAACAGAACTTCTGTTTGGAGCACATATCATATTTATCATCATTGCCAATTTCTGCAGGTCATGGAGCTGGAGTTGAAGAAATTGTATGATACTGTCACTTCAATTCATGATGAAATGTTCTATCTTCGTGAAaggtaaattaatttaatatccgAAAAGTTAATCAAGTTCTACCACCATCTTGACAAAGATAACATGCTAGTAACCAACTCATAAAATTCATTCTAATTTAACAATAGAAGGATACCTTTGTGTGTTTGTGCTAGAGAGATTCTCTGTGAATTCCATTCTGCTGAATTAGTTATTTCATAAGTTCAGCTTTTTCATCACTTTGAAGAGATGTTCATGAACTTCATGATGCTACATTTCAAACTGGTTTCTTTATGTCTTACTATGTAATATGTATTTCAGGGAGGAGCAAATGCAGGACATGAACAGAGCAACGAACTCAAGGATGGCATGGTTGAGCTTTCTTTCCCTTGCTGTATGTTTATCAGTTGCAGGCTTGCAGCTATGGCATTTGAAGACCTTCTTTGAGAGGAAGAAACTTCTCTAAACTTTGTTCCACAATGAACTTCATTTTCTGAAATATTTACATCATATCAGATTAAATAGGAGCCATCGGACTTATAACTTGTAGACTTGAGGGAGAGATTGATCATAGTAATCTGTTCTCTATACCTTGTCTGATTTCTTTTCAATGTTCTTCTTTAGggctttttttagtttttggtttttggtaaGCGAAAGATATTAATTAACAATTCATTTGCTTGGTCATATCTTTTTAACCTGATTTTATATTTACATCTGACCtgagctttcttttcttttgcttctAGATTTTGGTTAGATCTTGAGCTTGAACTTGAATTTTCAACAGAAATAATTGTGATGAAATTGATGTTCTTTATGcctgttacttttgtgcagctGCATTTTACCTGTACATTAACTGCTAATTAATTTTATTCTCTTCAATCTAGTTTGGCATGAAAGTAGccgtttttataaaatataattaaatttaaaataattatttaaataatattaaactaGTAATACGTGataaaaaatcaagataaaaaatatttattttaatttatatattaactaAATCAAAACAGCGTCAACCACCAATTTATTTGGCAATGACAGGACAAAGTATACAAGCAATCTGGAACCTGTATTCCTGCTGGATGCAAtcaatatgatttaaaaaaataaaaaaaaacagatggaTGACTCAGCTCAACAAAGCAATCAGAATTTACTCACAAtttttcaaatacataaatattttgtCCTGAAATGAAAATAACCCAAACAGTGTATAGTTCAGATAAGATAACCTATATATCCATTCCCATTGTGAGCACAAGGCCTGTGTTTATAATTTACTGCAATAATACCAGATCACCGGAGTTATTACTCTGGGCTCTGACAAACACCCTTGACATGGTTTAAAAGCAATCACCATCCACAATAATAGAATTcaaattttgcttgagggcatCTAATTACTTCCAGAACAATTTGCATCAATGATCAACCTTTGTATTTTCCAGTAGACTCAGAAAAAGCTCAACCATGAGGCAGAAATACCGGTGAGGTACAGAAACATATCTACAGGGAAAGAACCTGATCAGAGCTTAAATTACTGTGGGAAGATGTGCCAATGATGATCAGGTGAAACCGCCTCCTTGATTTTCTCAAGCTTCTTGAGAATATCTATAAAAGAAGGCCTCTGCGCCATGTCAGCAGACCAGCATTCAACCGTCAATCTGGACCATCCGAAAAGTAGGAGTACAATCAGAGTTAAACTGGAGAAGGATGCATGGTTACAGACTTACAGGCAAAGGATGTGATATTCAACTTATAGTGAAATTGACCGAGACACTAAGGTAGTGTGGCGAGCTCAGTGTTGATGTATATACTTGTACTTACTCTTTCAATTCCAGAAGGTACCCTTTCGCACGAAATGTTGGACGATGGCCTTCTGCAACATACTTTGCAGCTTCATAAGGTTCATAGTTTGACATAGGAGGATCTCCTTCAAGCATCTGCAGATTGTGGAACAACAGTAATTAGaggttgaagaaaaaaatgttaaacCCATTCTAAATGGCCAATGAACTGCTGATGAGAAAAACAAGTGTACCTCATATAATATCATTGCAAAAGAGAATACATCAACTTTCTTATCATACTTCCTATGCTTGAATACCTCAGGAGCCATATATCGGTCTTCCATCTCAGAAAACAGCCTAAAATTAATTCTCAGGGCAAAGATCTGACTTTGTTAATATGAAACAAATTTAATACTCACAGCTCCCAGTTTCTCCAGTCATTTTGTACACATCATGAGAATTCTGGACTCTGATCAGCTTGCTTAGTCCAAAGTCTCCAACCTTTAAATGGTCCGCATTGGAGTTCACCAAAAGAACATTCCTGAAGGCATTGAGTGAGCTTCAGAATTGTTCTTAAAAGCACTCATCGAGTGTTATCAGATGAACTAACCTTGGTTTTAGATCACGGTGAATTATGACATTTGGTTCGTTGTGAAGATATGCCATGCCCCTGTGCAATCATTAAAACTGTAAATGACAACACACTAATCTGCCATCACCCATATGCCACAAGTTAAGACTAAATTCTTGGCATCTAACTAAAACGTAATTGCCAGAAGAAAAAAACTAGTTGGCTAATACTTATCAGGCAAAGAGCTATGAACACTTTAGGATTTCTAAACATGGTCAGTGACTTTATCCGCTTTATCCACTATATGTCAAGTATGGAAAAAAGGATAAAAGATAAGGAAAGGAAAAATGCAGCACGCGAAGAAGCATCTATCTCATAGTTACCATAGTGGCTGTTATATGACTTGcactctaagaaaaaaaaaccctacatTGCAAATTTTAAAGGTTATAAGAAACCATTGAAGTGCATTAACAATGTAACACGATACCATATGCTTTGTCAACATAGATAATCGAGAAATTGCTATTTCAGTTATCACTTGAGGAAATTGCTTCGAATGAACATAAGCAAGGCAAATCTGGGACTCAGGatataaaaaaggaagaagCACAACACCAATTTCACATGAAAGCAAAGCAAATGCCTTTTCTGATGAGAGTAAAAATATACACTGAAACAGGATTAAAGGAGCCCGAATTCCATGCCAAATTTATATGAATGCagaaaacaaactcaaaatgTGAACAACAGGGTTGCTCAACAATCCACACTATCTCAAACAATGCAATTCTTTAGTTAGCATCTACACAGTGCAATGAAAGTAAATTCATAGAAATGCCAAGAATCTCCATTAAGTTAATGAATCAGTCTTACCAAATTACAGCCACGCTCTCCTAAAACCAAAGGAAATTACATAAACATGCACTACACagtacaagaaaaataaatccatagaatGAACAGGTCACCATTGTTCGCTCTACAATAATGTTCAGGATCCCCTATAACTAGATCAATCAGAGTTGTAAagggataataataataattacctGGCAATATCCAATGCAAAATTAACAGCGGTTGCTGGACTGAGAGCACCCTTTTCCTTGAGATATTGATGGAGATCACCCTGATAAGGAATGAAATGTAGCAATTTAGAGAAGTTCAGTTCTTCCATAAGAACTTTTATGTTAGCCAATATGAAACTTTGCTTGAGATATAATTCTCATTTATACCCCTCTTAAAAATTCTGTGACTAGCATCAAAGGTTTCCTCTCGGTAACTGCTCCAAGAAATTGGACTATATTCGGATGGCGTAGCTTCACTAGCAAATTCACCTCGTGCCTAAAGTCTTGACTGAATTCAATAGTACAAGAACAAGAGGAGTAAGAAGGGCTGATACTATCAATTAAGAACACATCACATTAAGACCAAAAGCagtggtgaaaacatgcatttTTCTGATGGACTTAAACAAAGAATGCATTCTCGCCAAGTAATTGCTTCTCTCAATAAAACCATTTGTGAGACCAAAttgcatatctatatataatacaaaagaTATGCTTACGTCACCAATCTATCATCTGAGAGTGATGGAAGAATACGTTTTACAGCAACTGGTGTTCCACGCCAATAGGCTATTAATATTTCACCAAATGAACCCTACAAAAACGAAGAGAGaacataattaaattcaaataaattaataacttgcAAAACACCCCAGAGATTTAGTTGTAGATTAATGCCTCTCTCATTCCTATTTATTCTGAGGCACCCTTCAAAATCATTCCATGCATCAAGATTACAATGTTTAGACCATTCCTTTGTACTTGACCCCTTCTACAGTTCTACTAGCTATAACAGCTCATTATTCTGCCATAGTCAACTAGAATTTGATTGTTTGTACATAGCAAATAACTGACCTTTCCAATAACGGTTGAGGTTGAGAAATCCAACTCAGATGGGTCAATTTCCCAGTCACACTTGTTGGGAAGAGGGGGTGGAACTGCCTTTTGGTTCGAAATGACTACCATTTTGTCCCTGTGTTCCATACAAACAGATGATTATTCCCTCCCTTACCAAACAATATGAGGTCTGATAAAATTGAATGATTAGTATGGTTTAGCCTAAAGATcattattataacaaaaaaaaaaggaaaaaggccaGCATGTCTCTAACCATGAACAGGAACTAGACAATAAGGAGTGAAAGCTAAAGGTGGCTTAAGGAAATATAACAGGAAATACTATAAAAAGTAACAAAGCGATGCTGCAATTAACTGATGCTAAAGATATAATGGGCCATAGTAATGCATACTAGTTTGTTTTATAAACCGAATATAAATatcatgaaaatatatataatgttcatCTCATATTTCAGAGTCAGAACGGACCAAATGGTATTTCCCAAGGCTGGTGCAACTATAGTTCACCTTTGTAAATACAAGCATACAAGAACTGCCTATGCTCTCATGGCCATGCGCATTACTTAGTTTTATAAAACATTTCCAAGATGCCACTCATAAACACTAAAAAACTATTCGTGGTCATGGGCaacacttaatttttttaaatatttccaaGGTACCACTCATAAGTGAAGAGAAACTATTTGTATAGTGCTGATACGACCTTGCGCAAGGATGAGATCATTCCtatcattaaaaacaaataaaaaaaattataggcaTAATTATATACAATTTCAAGACATGTATTAGAAAACAATTCACCATGGCATATATGCACGCAGGAAAAATACTTCAGAAATTAGTAAGCCACAAGTGCCCAACATGAATACGGCCAAATTCTCTTATTGGCAGCATTCAACATCTACGAAAGCCGGCATTGCTGGTACTGAACAATCTTATCTACAAGGTGAGGAAACTTACAAAAGACAAACCACCATAAGATTTCAATAGCTCAATCATACTGTGCTTTTTGGCTCCTTCTGCATCTGCCAATGGCTGTCAAAAAAAATACCCTAGTCAATACCATGTGTAACATAAATGAAATTTACAATCTCTTTAATCTAAACAAAccagaaatagaaaaaaaaaaaatcttcttatAAACGCTATGCAGATTTGACCAAAACAGAATATCAAACATCAAGTCAAGTGTATGGCTATCGGAACTACAAACTGATTTGGGGACTAAAAGCTTTTAACTGCAAGATGTATTCTCCTCTTGATTAAAAAGACAATGTCCTCTGAGAATCTGTAAAATTCAACCCAGACCGTACAGGCTAAGACATGAATTAGGATTGAGAGACAAACTACTTACATCTTCTTCCACCTGATTAAAAGGAGTCCTTCATAAGTTCTCCAATCTTGATCTAAACCATACACAAGGAAAAAATTTTTAATGGTGAAGCTATTCCTTTACCCTGCCATCAAGCCAAACTTGTTACATCTGTGCATCAGCTTTCAGGTCAATTCCCTGATTGCAAATGTAATTCTATCATTAAAGGTTTAGATATTATAGATACTGGCACTAGAATATCACAGTTAAGTCTAACCATGATGTGTTCTGATTTAGTAATTGATTCAGCTATAAAGCTAGATCATTAGCAATGACTAATGCATTTAGGAAACAAAAATCATAGCTTATGATGAAGTAGATTTGATGAAAtaggagcaatggcatccaagATTTCATATAAAACTATTCAAGATACAGTTTCCCCCTGGCATGTTTccatttgaatcaaaagaagGGAGTCCACCTTCTCTTACATATGAGATTGAGCCATGGTTTTagttgcatttaaaaaaatcatccaacAAAACAAAGCTAGGTACTTAAAACTATGACAGTTGCACTAACATCAGCTGCCAATTATAATGAACAATCACAATTAGGCTCATGCGACGGGATCAACCATTCGCCTATAAAATTTCTCAGATTTCAATCATCAATGTGCTCCATACTAAAAGGAAATCAAACAGAGAAGGCCAAAGAGACACACCGTATTCTTCCAGCGGTCCTGGGCGTTGACATTGGCACCGAACTCAAGAAGGCACTTGGCGACATCGATCCACCCATGAAGCGAGGCGACATGGAGAGGGGTTCGGTTATCGTAGTCATGAGCATTGACAAGGCCAGGGTCCTCCTCAAGGAGCTTCCGGACGGCGGCAGCGTCATTCTGGTGGGTATGCCAGAGAATCAGAGACGTCCGGCTAACCCTAGCTTTCTCCTTCTGCTTGCTCGCCGTCGGTGCCTGCGAGGAGGAGCCACTGCCCAATTCCTCACCGCCGGGAGCTTGATCCCCCTCCTTCCCACTCATCTCGATTCAGCGATGGTTTGTGGGGAGCTTCTTCTCTCGATCTGGATCCCAGATGATGCTTGCTGGCGCAAAGCTTCTCCCTTCTTCTTCGAGGTATCAACTGGCAGCCATTGATGgatctctctcgctctctcgctctctctctctctctctctctctctctctctctccgcgTCACTGGACTTTTTCGAAGATGCGAAGAAGGAGGAGGTGTGGTTATTATGGAGAATTGttctcagttttcagttctcCGTTTTCGTTTTCGTTTTctgtgaagaataaaaaatgaaaacgaGAAAAACGGAAACGGAAACAAGTCCATCATTGACGGCATTATATATTGATTGGGGGTCATTGTACCAATGACCGTCTCCTATATTATGTCGGCTTAAGccttttttaatactttttctttatattttcagtaataatttttttatttttttatttaaaatttgtgattaaaatttttaaaatttgtacttactattatttaaatcttttttatttgaaagttgaTGCTAAATAAAGAGTTCGTGGTCTGCAGTATTTGTCTCATTATGAAAAActtgtaaaatatttaataaatttcgagtttaaattttactaaatgtaatagtaataattgatttttgatTGTGAATACAAATTTACTATTTAAACTCTGTGTCACCGGTGATGATACATAAACTAGATAATTCATTTTAGATTTGTGCGTATGcacttagaaaaaaaatgatattcttatatcttaattcaaaaataaaaggtattaaaaagaaagaaaaaaaaaaacatgaacataGATTCCTTCcttttcatttgtatttttattcaaaaatatcttactccctccgtttctttttatatgtcataaacctatgtttctttttatctgttatttttaaacattaagaagcatttattatttttttttcaaaattatcctaACACTCAatttcaattctcttcttgaaatttaatatgagagataaatgtgaaaaatataaatcagaggtaattttgaaaagataactaattttttattaaattatgtgaaataactaatttttgaggtacgtgagattcggttattcacaaaagataaaaaagaatggagggagtatataatttgggaaaaaaattaattttgatgatattttgtttgatttccaAATTTTTAAAGGTTGATACtccttttttaaatataaaaaattaaaaattaaaaagcatgaACATATTCTCCACTCCATTTGCATCTGTTCAGAGGCATTGACCCACGAAAGGTGGGTTGGAGAAGATATTTTAGCAtgtattaaatcatttttatttaaaaaatattattattattttggtaaatttaatTTACTTCTTGCATCCAATTCAATGCCAAGGCAGACAAATAATTGATGATAAGTGCATGAGTTTCTATGGGTAATTGATTTTGCTCCAAATTATTTTGGCGCTAAAATTgctagttttttaattaataataaaaaatagggaaaaaagTAATTTAGGATGAAgaattatattcaatttttttaattttaataaaattatgtcggcattatatatatatatatatactcgcACACACATTTATAATGAATATTTCACCCCTTTTTGCCTAACAATTTAGCTTTAAGCAactaatatccaaaatatcttAATTTGAGTAGTTTAATAGTCAGAACTTAAAAGCTTTtttcaaatgtatatatataaatgtgggACAAATTAAGTGTTAGCGACAAGCATACATGAAAAGTTGAACTTTATGACACTTATGCCCATTCGTTCTATATAAGTTGGGGGATTTAAACCCACCTTTTTAATGAGATGAAAACCTTATATAAAAGATCTGATGCCGATAAATCAAACGAGTCATTGGTgtatacatatctatatatattagaaaaatattaatatgagTTTCAACAACCACATGGATTGTTACTTGAATAGTGAATGGGCAAATCCATGATCAAATCCTATAATTGATAATACTATTGTAGTATTGTGCAAGACACTGTAGAAATAACGCAGCAGTATATTCATTCATTGTTTATTACGTCCTTCTGTGAGAGGATGTCGTTTCCCTCCTCTCTAGATTGTATAGCAGAGGaatttattagtttaatttggttcttaaaaatttttttgagctTGCATGTAGTAGGATTCTAATCACTTTAGCtaattaataaatctctaaGCGATTAAATCACTATAATTAGTGCACCATCATATCTATTTATCTTTTGACAACTCTCTTCTAGAGTAGGGTTTGCCGTctgtctaaaaaaataataataataataataatataaattttcttttacaagcaacataaatataatattaataggATATGATTTGGCTGTGTgagacatttttttaaaaaaaggaagataGATAAAAAAGGATGAGGGTGCAACCATTCCTTACGAATCAGAGATGTAGGGTTTTGCATGATGGATGGAGATTTTTTTGTGCTTGTTTCCATTGGAATAAGAACTACATAAACTACATAGCACTTTTGAAGTTGTGTTGTTGGAGAAGGATTCTCTGTGttccataaaatgacatttcaaGAGAATTTGGCATCAACTTGCTCCATGGGTGTTGTTGAAGCTAGTGTCCATATTTCTTTGGCAGAAGGGCATTCAACAAAGGCATACAAGGTGGACTCCATTTCAATATTACACATGAA containing:
- the LOC120282299 gene encoding LOW QUALITY PROTEIN: integrin-linked protein kinase 1 (The sequence of the model RefSeq protein was modified relative to this genomic sequence to represent the inferred CDS: deleted 1 base in 1 codon); translated protein: MSGKEGDQAPGGEELGSGSSSQAPTASKQKEKARVSRTSLILWHTHQNDAAAVRKLLEEDPGLVNAHDYDNRTPLHVASLHGWIDVAKCLLEFGANVNAQDRWKNTPLADAEGAKKHSMIELLKSYGGLSFGQNGSHFEPKAVPPPLPNKCDWEIDPSELDFSTSTVIGKGSFGEILIAYWRGTPVAVKRILPSLSDDRLVTQDFRHEVNLLVKLRHPNIVQFLGAVTERKPLMLVTEFLRGGDLHQYLKEKGALSPATAVNFALDIARGMAYLHNEPNVIIHRDLKPRNVLLVNSNADHLKVGDFGLSKLIRVQNSHDVYKMTGETGSYRYMAPEVFKHRKYDKKVDVFSFAMILYEMLEGDPPMSNYEPYEAAKYVAEGHRPTFRAKGYLLELKELTVECWSADMAQRPSFIDILKKLEKIKEAVSPDHHWHIFPQ